The Pricia mediterranea genome includes a window with the following:
- a CDS encoding SOS response-associated peptidase, protein MCYTTTLDKKYDEVEARIRRKFANPEVYEPYYYQSAFTHHNLYIVPQQENDKIVPAIWGLVPSWAMSRDINSFLKKNYTNNARSESIFEKRSFKEFPLTNRCLIAASGFFEPHHHKGVAYPYFCHYKNDGIFFFAGLYSEMDNGLYSTTILTVEANDFFAEVHNKKRRMPLVLDKDFEEEWLQPDLQEPHVKELMKSGFTNKEFEAYSVTRDMYKKGIDHNTPRAIERVNYPEINEQGTLF, encoded by the coding sequence ATGTGCTATACAACAACGCTTGACAAAAAATACGACGAGGTAGAGGCCAGAATCCGAAGAAAGTTCGCGAATCCCGAAGTGTACGAACCATATTATTATCAATCGGCTTTTACCCACCATAACCTGTACATCGTTCCACAGCAGGAAAATGATAAAATCGTTCCCGCTATATGGGGCCTGGTCCCTTCTTGGGCCATGAGCCGGGATATAAATAGCTTTCTAAAGAAAAATTATACCAACAACGCCCGGTCGGAAAGTATCTTCGAGAAACGCTCCTTCAAGGAGTTTCCCTTGACCAATAGGTGCCTGATCGCGGCTTCGGGATTCTTCGAGCCCCATCATCACAAGGGGGTTGCCTATCCCTACTTCTGCCACTACAAGAATGATGGTATTTTTTTCTTTGCTGGCCTGTACTCCGAAATGGATAATGGCCTATATAGCACCACTATCCTGACCGTTGAGGCCAACGACTTTTTTGCCGAAGTACACAATAAAAAAAGAAGGATGCCCTTGGTCCTTGATAAGGATTTCGAAGAGGAATGGCTCCAACCGGATTTGCAGGAGCCGCACGTAAAGGAACTAATGAAATCAGGTTTCACGAATAAGGAATTTGAAGCCTACAGCGTGACCAGAGATATGTATAAAAAGGGTATCGACCATAATACACCCCGGGCAATCGAACGAGTGAATTATCCCGAAATTAATGAGCAGGGCACCTTGTTCTAA
- a CDS encoding metallophosphoesterase, with amino-acid sequence MRIQYCSDLHLEFAKNKRWLANNSLIPSGEILIVAGDTYYLGNDFEHLDFFKWASDHYNQTYVIAGNHEYYGGYDLALHKEPFKWELQPNVFFLNNHSVRIDDLTLLFSTFWSHVHAENRNSVSRGVNDFYKIRMGDRRLSVDDFNQLHAEAFDFLNQSLENHSGKTVVVTHHLPTPLCNSPEFKGSLLNDAFIVDKTDYITKSNIDYWIYGHVHRNLGNGIKLGGTTMLSNQLGYLDLNEHLDFSRDCFVEIV; translated from the coding sequence GTGAGAATTCAATACTGCTCCGATCTGCACTTAGAGTTTGCCAAAAACAAAAGATGGCTAGCGAATAACTCTTTAATACCTTCAGGGGAGATTCTCATTGTTGCTGGTGATACCTATTATCTAGGAAATGATTTTGAACATCTTGATTTTTTTAAATGGGCATCTGACCATTACAATCAAACCTATGTTATAGCCGGTAATCATGAATACTATGGCGGATATGATTTGGCTTTGCATAAAGAGCCTTTTAAATGGGAGTTGCAGCCTAACGTGTTCTTTCTAAATAATCATTCTGTACGTATAGACGACCTAACGCTACTTTTTTCTACATTTTGGAGCCATGTACATGCTGAAAATAGAAATTCGGTATCTAGAGGGGTCAATGACTTCTATAAAATAAGAATGGGTGATAGACGGCTGAGCGTCGATGATTTCAATCAGCTTCATGCGGAGGCTTTTGATTTTTTGAATCAAAGCCTCGAAAATCATAGCGGTAAAACGGTTGTGGTTACCCATCATTTACCAACGCCATTGTGTAATTCCCCAGAATTCAAGGGCAGTTTGCTTAACGATGCCTTTATTGTTGATAAAACCGATTATATAACAAAATCAAATATTGATTACTGGATTTACGGCCATGTGCATAGGAACCTTGGCAACGGTATCAAACTAGGAGGTACTACCATGCTTAGCAACCAATTGGGATATCTTGATTTGAATGAGCATCTAGATTTTTCGAGGGATTGCTTTGTTGAAATTGTATAA
- a CDS encoding AAA family ATPase, translated as MRLALIYLDYHEYLIQKPQIINLGGQFIYSLEKTGNKVEVDRTLNEDYIEGFFDVTNLDSKLLNVNAIVGQNGAGKSSIFDSIRRLFIENPYALPSNNIYLFFETATGNELKTVSSIWDVDQETLSFVTRDDTFSINQERSNSKFKTIYYSPHFDYRYNPRFDNVDNYDISFDKVLQEDIRDLQNKTTAESSLNYSVNQELTFKNSLRQIAFLSSDLVSKDKIFKNLFDFPEFGEARLLINGYKVGGEWNTPRAFRPALKIIKEKLKKELDDWHLVRKFKSQSRVSNQIEVNKYLLKRHILRDVLSVLERQMEKQNHYLSEGEFSYTTFTRDSNHLDAYNSFLTFINNSKLKFGSDEIQPFLTIPISNLLEKLYSLIENISEEGKVETNVFFVSNEQAAIILKYQREFLINVINYYSSFIKKSKKINKGSLIDGFINYMPSRRRLSSGELALLNFYSRLYDFLFNRLGGETKSLDEAENYILLLDEADLGFHPIWKKKFVNSMAKTIPYFFSSLENSPTVQILFTTHDPLTLSDLPNKNIIYLRRNAITEETEVLEYSDSSHPNKSFAANITDLLADSFFVEDGLLGDFAKEKINKTIDWLRNKDDLNNSNYHKKIIQIIDEPIVQQKLSEMYSEKMEVDFSKEILTQQIESLKQKFKNQTGNEYDSL; from the coding sequence ATGCGACTAGCATTAATTTATTTAGATTATCACGAATACTTAATTCAAAAACCTCAAATTATCAATTTGGGTGGTCAATTCATCTACAGTCTTGAAAAGACTGGAAACAAAGTAGAGGTTGACAGAACCTTAAATGAAGATTATATAGAAGGCTTCTTCGACGTCACCAATTTAGATTCTAAGCTTTTAAACGTAAATGCTATAGTGGGTCAAAACGGGGCCGGCAAATCATCAATATTTGATTCCATTAGGAGATTGTTCATTGAAAATCCTTATGCATTGCCTTCAAACAATATATACTTATTTTTTGAAACGGCTACCGGAAATGAATTGAAGACGGTGAGTTCTATTTGGGACGTTGATCAAGAAACGTTAAGTTTTGTGACCAGAGACGATACTTTTTCAATAAATCAAGAAAGGTCAAACAGCAAATTTAAAACTATATATTACTCTCCACACTTTGATTATCGTTACAATCCAAGATTTGATAATGTTGATAACTACGATATCTCATTCGATAAAGTTTTACAAGAAGATATTCGTGATTTACAGAATAAAACTACCGCAGAATCCAGTTTGAACTATTCGGTCAATCAGGAGTTGACTTTTAAAAATTCGCTACGTCAAATCGCGTTCCTGTCTTCAGATTTAGTAAGTAAGGACAAAATTTTTAAAAACCTATTTGATTTTCCAGAATTTGGCGAGGCTAGATTGTTGATTAACGGATACAAGGTTGGTGGGGAATGGAATACTCCCAGGGCATTTAGACCAGCTCTTAAAATAATAAAGGAAAAACTAAAAAAAGAACTAGATGATTGGCACCTAGTAAGAAAATTTAAATCTCAGAGTCGAGTCTCAAATCAAATAGAGGTAAATAAATATTTATTGAAAAGGCATATATTAAGAGATGTTTTATCCGTGCTTGAGAGACAGATGGAGAAGCAAAATCATTACTTATCGGAGGGAGAATTCTCATACACAACATTTACCCGGGATAGCAATCATTTAGATGCTTATAACTCTTTTCTAACCTTTATCAATAATTCAAAATTGAAATTCGGATCTGATGAGATACAACCTTTTCTAACGATACCAATTTCTAATCTTTTGGAAAAATTGTATTCCCTAATTGAAAATATTTCTGAAGAAGGCAAAGTTGAAACCAATGTTTTCTTCGTGTCCAATGAACAGGCGGCGATTATACTCAAGTATCAAAGGGAATTCTTAATAAATGTTATTAACTACTATTCTTCTTTTATCAAAAAAAGCAAGAAAATAAATAAAGGAAGTTTAATTGATGGATTTATTAATTATATGCCATCAAGAAGAAGGCTGAGTTCGGGAGAGCTGGCTCTATTAAATTTTTATTCTAGATTATATGATTTTCTATTTAACAGGTTAGGTGGTGAGACTAAAAGTTTAGATGAAGCTGAAAATTACATTTTGTTGTTAGATGAGGCCGACTTGGGGTTTCATCCCATATGGAAAAAGAAATTTGTTAATTCAATGGCTAAAACAATTCCATATTTTTTTAGTTCTCTCGAGAATTCCCCCACAGTTCAAATTTTATTTACGACTCACGACCCTTTAACACTGTCTGACCTACCGAACAAAAACATTATTTACTTGAGAAGAAATGCAATAACGGAAGAAACGGAAGTTTTGGAATATAGTGATTCATCACATCCGAATAAATCCTTTGCTGCAAATATAACAGACTTATTAGCAGATTCATTTTTTGTTGAAGATGGACTTCTTGGTGATTTCGCAAAAGAAAAGATTAATAAAACCATAGATTGGCTAAGAAATAAAGATGACTTGAACAATTCAAATTACCATAAAAAAATAATACAAATTATTGATGAGCCTATCGTTCAGCAAAAGCTCTCAGAAATGTATTCTGAGAAAATGGAAGTTGATTTTTCAAAGGAAATTCTAACTCAGCAAATCGAAAGTCTCAAACAAAAATTTAAAAATCAGACGGGCAACGAGTATGATTCACTTTGA
- a CDS encoding Shedu immune nuclease family protein encodes MLGNRRTGLVPTEDDIINNSKPNHLYSHEFEKGRFFQVVHEDEEGFEIRLSTRTMLKAVYIKEKNDIEGIEIIKLIGKDKKQKVGFSKFNLAQLKAFLSFLNQTDLSAISEKRIKIADSELTPENIKLIKTLLAKEGGQQVVESVIEEGIITSRDIVNVAFRKRGLDYFEKLLSNSEYWKEYRDLIDLPKAKEETTWQAFFERNQWILGLGIDYKFQRILEKEGNVSEQDLSGGNAVITDFLLSDSKFVTFIELKKPTTPLFGKDKNRSGAWSLSRDLQNACSQILEQKAAGLIKFDKPQEDSKGNLIVEKAYDSKTILIVGSWTELESAENYQEARIKKKTFELYRKNSRNVEILTYDELYNRAEFIVNRLIRKN; translated from the coding sequence ATGTTAGGAAATAGAAGAACTGGTCTTGTACCTACTGAGGACGACATTATCAATAACTCAAAACCAAATCACTTGTACAGTCATGAGTTTGAGAAAGGAAGGTTTTTTCAAGTAGTACATGAAGATGAGGAAGGATTTGAAATAAGGCTGTCCACTAGAACCATGCTTAAGGCCGTATATATAAAAGAGAAAAATGATATTGAGGGAATTGAAATCATTAAACTTATTGGAAAGGATAAGAAGCAGAAAGTAGGTTTTAGCAAATTTAATTTAGCTCAACTCAAAGCTTTTTTGAGTTTTTTGAATCAAACTGATTTATCTGCGATTTCCGAGAAACGAATCAAAATTGCCGATTCTGAACTTACCCCTGAAAATATCAAACTTATAAAAACACTTCTTGCCAAAGAAGGCGGTCAACAGGTCGTTGAATCAGTAATAGAAGAAGGAATCATCACATCTCGTGATATCGTAAATGTAGCATTTAGGAAAAGAGGCCTTGACTATTTTGAGAAATTACTATCAAATTCAGAATATTGGAAAGAGTATAGAGATCTTATTGACTTACCGAAGGCAAAGGAAGAAACCACTTGGCAAGCCTTTTTCGAACGTAATCAATGGATTTTAGGATTGGGAATAGACTATAAATTTCAAAGGATACTAGAAAAAGAGGGGAATGTTTCAGAACAAGATTTGTCTGGCGGCAATGCTGTTATCACAGACTTTTTACTATCAGACTCTAAATTTGTAACCTTCATTGAGCTTAAAAAACCTACTACACCTCTTTTTGGAAAAGATAAGAATCGTTCAGGAGCCTGGTCACTTTCTAGAGATTTACAAAACGCTTGTTCTCAAATTTTAGAACAAAAAGCGGCTGGACTAATAAAGTTTGACAAACCGCAGGAAGATAGCAAGGGAAATTTAATTGTTGAAAAAGCATATGATTCTAAGACTATTTTGATAGTTGGTAGTTGGACTGAATTAGAAAGTGCTGAAAATTATCAGGAAGCCAGAATCAAGAAGAAAACATTTGAACTCTACCGAAAGAACAGTCGAAATGTTGAAATATTGACCTACGATGAATTGTATAACCGTGCTGAATTCATCGTTAACAGGTTAATTAGAAAGAATTAG
- a CDS encoding McrB family protein, protein MDFEQVTEEHILKGIADFNQKGMPNGFGPSSTYDLVYEGKRYPPKAVMAYANYHAIGRKIERYFKGGLGTDCFNAFERNGFDVVPKNEDAESLTVKKEFARWLLENATVNYQPYYGRTIDSVTAKLNEINEFFDKDLFSVNKNNYKEMISYIKFKNGKKERIKNRVFYDYDRKHGKGRPIAILGHENYSKFLNAYFSGKNDNYIDLEEALQPFIKKYKSIITSLEDYSEIYKWEAIQNFQNHWDLESTNFISMLETSFPGNENLWAGSHFLPINMLKEFANIDKDTVIEALKDLLDEKQDLQQRIPAYISVMDRLLNSNNESSGRNDKSHYQDARAISLLLAFKYPTKHSLFKYSVLKKFCEEFELEFPKAGHVVQQILVNNEINRAVKKVLVKDDELIQIHQNRLTPHSFKEDDDNILTQDFIYSVFAYDNPQVKYYLGGSFWSDEKPKSQTERFVKEGIWVNGYKDKFTEFVNAIPVGSQIALKSTHKRNNILEIFNVGTVLKNYNDGQKLDVEWKTDFNSFKLPFTGGYWETIVEVTDSDHIDQIFNPNLKAMNISSMDIKIPSKKIPLNQILYGPPGTGKTYNTVNLALEICGETIQGLDRKAIKRMYDEKIMEAQIIFSTFHQSMSYEDFIEGIKPIEPEKDGDPVIYTVIEGIFKKACIEASFNFALDNNDTETDKVLDFSLAYDNFIQKLEERLASESEVELEIKNGGKVYVDSISSQGNIQIKHLEGLRTYTVSKTRLSKLQKAITNLDEISNINDSFRAIIGGSNSTAYWSVLNAIQKENHFENNLNNIERKYSPEEKREAVKELDKNIYKGNTGKPIVLIIDEINRGNVSAIFGELITLIEKDKRLGADEALLAQLPYSKEYFGVPPNLYIIGTMNTADRSVEALDSALRRRFSFTEMPPLPECIREYGSADDGNIDDIDLVRLLQTINNRIEKLLDKDHAIGHSYFLKIKYLKGLKAVFANKVIPLLQEYFFGDYGKIGLVMGSGFVESVQGDNDEKFFAPFEDYELGSLVERKVYRIKDAKKMSNEEFKKALLQLLG, encoded by the coding sequence ATGGATTTCGAGCAAGTTACAGAGGAACATATACTTAAAGGGATAGCAGATTTTAATCAAAAAGGTATGCCTAATGGCTTTGGTCCATCTTCAACATATGACTTAGTATATGAAGGCAAAAGATATCCGCCAAAGGCCGTTATGGCTTATGCCAATTATCACGCAATTGGTAGAAAAATAGAGAGATACTTTAAAGGCGGCCTTGGTACAGATTGTTTCAATGCTTTTGAGCGCAATGGGTTTGATGTTGTTCCTAAAAATGAAGATGCAGAAAGCTTAACCGTTAAAAAGGAATTTGCTAGGTGGTTACTGGAAAATGCTACAGTTAATTATCAACCGTATTACGGTAGAACAATTGATTCTGTAACCGCTAAATTAAATGAGATAAATGAATTTTTCGATAAAGATTTGTTCTCAGTTAACAAGAACAATTATAAGGAAATGATTTCTTATATCAAGTTTAAAAACGGCAAAAAAGAACGCATAAAAAATAGGGTATTCTATGATTATGACAGAAAACATGGTAAGGGAAGACCTATTGCTATCTTAGGTCATGAAAACTATTCAAAATTTTTAAATGCATACTTTTCTGGAAAGAATGATAATTATATAGATTTAGAAGAAGCTTTACAACCATTTATTAAAAAATATAAAAGCATAATTACAAGCTTAGAAGACTACAGCGAAATTTATAAGTGGGAAGCAATACAAAACTTTCAAAATCATTGGGATTTAGAATCAACTAATTTTATCTCAATGTTGGAAACTTCTTTCCCTGGAAATGAAAATTTATGGGCGGGAAGTCATTTCCTGCCCATAAATATGCTTAAAGAATTTGCCAACATCGATAAGGATACCGTAATAGAGGCCTTAAAAGATCTGCTAGACGAAAAACAGGATCTTCAGCAACGCATACCAGCTTATATCTCTGTCATGGACCGCCTACTTAATAGTAATAATGAGTCTTCGGGGAGAAATGATAAATCACATTATCAGGACGCAAGGGCTATAAGTTTACTATTGGCTTTCAAATATCCTACTAAACATTCCTTGTTTAAATATAGTGTACTTAAAAAGTTCTGTGAAGAATTTGAATTAGAGTTTCCAAAGGCTGGGCATGTTGTACAGCAAATTTTGGTCAATAATGAAATCAATCGAGCTGTAAAGAAGGTTCTTGTCAAGGATGATGAGCTTATTCAAATCCACCAAAATAGATTAACACCTCATTCTTTTAAGGAAGATGATGATAACATTCTTACACAGGATTTTATTTATTCTGTTTTTGCTTATGATAATCCACAGGTGAAATATTATCTAGGTGGATCATTTTGGAGTGATGAAAAACCCAAAAGTCAAACTGAAAGATTTGTTAAAGAGGGTATTTGGGTGAATGGTTATAAGGATAAGTTTACTGAATTTGTAAATGCAATTCCTGTAGGTAGTCAAATAGCTCTTAAAAGCACCCACAAAAGAAATAATATTCTAGAAATCTTTAATGTAGGTACAGTTTTAAAAAATTATAATGACGGACAAAAACTTGATGTGGAATGGAAAACAGATTTTAATTCGTTCAAGTTGCCCTTTACAGGTGGTTACTGGGAAACTATTGTTGAAGTAACAGATTCCGACCATATAGATCAAATATTTAATCCCAATTTAAAAGCTATGAACATTAGTTCTATGGATATAAAAATTCCATCTAAAAAAATTCCACTAAACCAAATACTTTATGGTCCTCCTGGAACTGGTAAAACTTATAATACGGTAAATCTTGCCTTAGAAATATGTGGGGAGACGATTCAAGGTTTAGACAGAAAGGCGATTAAGAGAATGTATGATGAAAAGATAATGGAAGCTCAAATAATCTTTTCCACCTTTCATCAAAGTATGTCTTATGAAGATTTTATAGAAGGTATAAAACCTATAGAACCCGAAAAAGATGGAGACCCTGTTATCTATACAGTAATAGAAGGCATCTTTAAAAAAGCTTGTATTGAAGCTTCATTCAATTTTGCACTAGATAATAATGATACAGAAACTGATAAGGTTTTAGATTTCTCTTTGGCATACGATAATTTCATTCAGAAATTAGAAGAGAGATTAGCTTCTGAAAGCGAGGTTGAACTTGAAATTAAAAATGGCGGTAAAGTATATGTTGATAGTATTTCTTCACAAGGTAATATTCAAATTAAACATTTAGAGGGATTAAGAACATATACCGTATCCAAAACCAGGCTTTCGAAATTGCAAAAGGCAATTACCAATTTAGATGAAATCTCTAATATAAATGATTCATTTAGAGCGATTATAGGCGGTAGTAACTCAACTGCTTACTGGTCGGTTCTTAATGCCATTCAGAAAGAAAATCATTTTGAGAATAATTTAAACAACATAGAACGAAAGTACTCGCCAGAAGAAAAAAGAGAGGCAGTTAAAGAATTAGATAAAAATATATATAAAGGCAATACCGGCAAACCTATTGTGCTGATTATAGATGAAATCAACAGGGGTAACGTTTCAGCTATATTTGGCGAATTGATAACACTAATAGAAAAAGATAAAAGACTTGGTGCCGATGAAGCATTACTGGCACAATTACCCTATAGTAAGGAATATTTTGGGGTGCCGCCAAACCTGTATATCATAGGTACTATGAATACTGCTGATAGAAGTGTGGAAGCCTTAGATTCAGCGCTAAGAAGAAGGTTCAGTTTTACAGAAATGCCGCCATTACCAGAATGTATTAGAGAATACGGAAGTGCTGATGATGGAAATATAGATGATATTGATTTGGTTAGACTTCTGCAAACCATCAACAATCGTATTGAAAAGTTGTTGGATAAAGACCATGCTATAGGACATAGTTACTTTCTTAAAATAAAATACTTGAAAGGCCTCAAAGCAGTTTTTGCCAATAAGGTTATTCCTTTATTGCAAGAATACTTTTTTGGGGATTACGGTAAAATTGGGTTGGTTATGGGTTCTGGATTTGTAGAATCAGTCCAAGGTGATAATGATGAAAAATTTTTTGCACCTTTTGAAGATTACGAATTAGGTTCATTAGTAGAGCGAAAAGTATATAGAATAAAAGATGCTAAAAAAATGAGCAATGAGGAATTTAAAAAAGCGCTACTGCAACTTTTAGGATAG
- a CDS encoding McrC family protein, whose amino-acid sequence MNKNNHIIVFEHEILRIDRGEKRLSETQLKSLHQFYGESGVPYYSLVHNGVKFCEYVGVLKVGDTLIEILPKIDRSITASEESWRKVLIDMLHAVGLFQLKAPTSGSLKLKTNSILDLYFELFVSELKYLLRQGLVKKYRKSEGNSTSLKGNLKFSKHINQNLVHQERFYIQYTTYETNHQLHCILYKALKLLVHINTNESIQGSLKSLELDFPEMPDIKVSEATFNKVVLNRKTQGYEKAIQIARLLLLNYHPDVSRGSNHILALMFDMNLLWEQFVYASLRRHKKIETTIAAQNTKNFWKPTAGYNSRMKPDIVLNKGKENCVVLDTKWKNIKNYNPSPEDLRQMFAYMKYYKAKKVALVYPGVNNSLSYGHYYDHLNAHDDKLGVEECSVISLAYNTNVKEWQKDINSQIEKWA is encoded by the coding sequence TTGAACAAGAACAACCACATCATTGTATTTGAACATGAGATTCTAAGAATAGATAGAGGAGAAAAAAGGCTATCTGAAACTCAGTTAAAATCATTGCACCAATTTTATGGAGAGTCTGGTGTGCCCTATTATTCTTTGGTTCATAATGGCGTAAAGTTTTGTGAATACGTTGGGGTATTAAAAGTAGGAGACACTTTAATTGAAATCTTGCCAAAGATTGACAGAAGTATCACCGCATCTGAAGAGAGCTGGCGGAAGGTTTTAATAGATATGTTGCATGCCGTTGGTCTATTCCAATTGAAAGCACCTACATCTGGCAGTCTCAAATTAAAAACGAATTCAATTCTTGATTTATATTTTGAACTCTTTGTGAGTGAGTTAAAATACTTACTTCGACAAGGACTTGTCAAAAAATATAGAAAATCCGAAGGCAATAGTACGAGTCTAAAAGGCAACCTCAAATTTAGTAAGCATATAAATCAAAACTTGGTGCATCAAGAGCGGTTTTACATTCAATATACGACCTATGAAACCAATCATCAACTGCATTGTATTCTGTACAAAGCCTTAAAACTATTAGTTCATATAAACACCAATGAAAGTATACAAGGCAGTCTCAAGTCTTTAGAATTAGATTTTCCAGAAATGCCCGATATAAAGGTCTCCGAAGCAACTTTTAATAAGGTAGTTTTGAACCGTAAAACACAGGGTTACGAAAAAGCGATTCAAATAGCCCGTTTGTTATTATTGAATTATCACCCGGATGTAAGTAGGGGCTCCAATCATATATTAGCCCTAATGTTTGATATGAACTTATTATGGGAACAATTTGTCTATGCCAGTTTGAGAAGACATAAAAAAATAGAAACGACCATAGCTGCACAGAACACAAAGAATTTTTGGAAGCCTACCGCTGGGTATAATTCAAGAATGAAACCAGATATTGTATTGAACAAGGGTAAAGAAAACTGTGTTGTTCTGGATACAAAATGGAAGAATATCAAGAACTATAATCCATCGCCAGAAGATTTACGGCAAATGTTCGCTTATATGAAATATTATAAGGCCAAGAAAGTTGCCTTAGTATACCCTGGCGTAAATAACAGCTTAAGTTATGGTCATTATTATGATCACTTAAATGCTCATGATGACAAATTGGGAGTAGAGGAATGTAGTGTTATTTCATTAGCCTATAATACCAATGTAAAGGAATGGCAAAAAGATATAAATAGTCAAATTGAAAAGTGGGCTTAA
- a CDS encoding tyrosine-type recombinase/integrase, which produces MAKIRLILDTRTRSKSRKSGLYPVVLKIIHHKVGLIYMGVRTSKSGWDDKYHQLRKSAYENRNLNCDDENRRLNGKFYQAKSVVDELGDSVEHLDVKRLREYIEKAWDENPNSELKKKVENEISLETWGQRLIQRKRAANLPNTAKWLRGGINAIVSFNDGNDIMLFDITVSFLKDFEAYHLSKGNSKNTISIYLRAVRSIYNSAISEDRFTPLKNVFQHYKVPRTKRTKKRALLKEELRKIKALKYPEGTVMWHAYNYLFIMFYCRGMNFIDLVKIKTKDFKDGRLSYGRSKTGEPFSISIPNDLQKIMQYYIERKKPNEYLFPNYNDGSTEQFQKYKSQRRRMNERLKLMAEDAGITTELTTYSIRHSWATIAKYTGISTALISEGLGHSSVKTTEVYLKDFENAALDEITEKVASII; this is translated from the coding sequence ATGGCCAAGATAAGACTAATTCTCGACACTCGCACTCGGTCAAAAAGCCGGAAATCGGGACTCTACCCCGTAGTCCTAAAAATTATCCACCATAAGGTTGGTTTGATTTATATGGGCGTGCGTACCTCAAAATCCGGATGGGACGATAAATATCACCAATTGCGCAAATCGGCTTATGAGAATAGGAATTTGAACTGTGATGATGAAAACAGACGGCTAAATGGGAAATTCTATCAAGCGAAAAGTGTCGTGGATGAATTGGGGGATAGTGTCGAGCATTTGGATGTCAAACGATTGAGGGAATATATAGAAAAAGCTTGGGACGAAAATCCAAATTCGGAGCTTAAAAAGAAAGTTGAAAATGAAATTTCCCTGGAAACGTGGGGCCAAAGATTGATACAGAGGAAACGGGCCGCAAATCTTCCGAATACGGCTAAATGGCTCCGTGGCGGAATTAATGCCATTGTTTCGTTCAATGACGGAAATGATATCATGTTATTTGATATTACCGTAAGTTTTCTAAAGGACTTCGAGGCGTATCACCTGAGCAAGGGGAATTCCAAAAACACCATCAGCATCTATCTTCGGGCTGTCCGTTCAATTTACAACAGTGCAATTTCGGAAGATCGGTTTACCCCTCTAAAGAATGTGTTCCAGCACTATAAAGTCCCGAGAACCAAACGTACCAAGAAAAGGGCATTGTTAAAAGAGGAACTCCGGAAAATCAAAGCATTGAAATATCCTGAGGGTACGGTGATGTGGCATGCATATAATTATCTTTTTATAATGTTCTACTGCAGGGGAATGAATTTTATCGATTTGGTCAAGATAAAAACAAAGGATTTTAAGGATGGTAGGTTATCCTATGGCCGAAGCAAGACCGGTGAGCCGTTTTCCATATCTATTCCAAATGACCTTCAGAAAATAATGCAATATTACATTGAACGAAAAAAACCGAATGAATATCTTTTCCCCAACTATAATGATGGTAGCACCGAACAATTTCAAAAGTACAAATCCCAACGTCGAAGAATGAACGAACGCCTAAAGCTCATGGCGGAGGATGCAGGTATTACAACGGAGCTAACAACCTACTCCATCCGACATTCTTGGGCCACAATAGCGAAGTACACCGGAATTTCCACAGCCCTGATAAGCGAAGGCTTGGGCCATAGTTCCGTGAAAACTACGGAGGTATATCTAAAGGATTTTGAGAATGCCGCTTTGGATGAAATTACGGAGAAGGTCGCTTCCATAATATAA